A stretch of the Conger conger chromosome 3, fConCon1.1, whole genome shotgun sequence genome encodes the following:
- the mfsd6b gene encoding major facilitator superfamily domain-containing protein 6-B isoform X2: MASNDRVAILTEDEEELKRQYVLAEPFGTLSLDPTLEQPSSPSSPGVPSTESPAPPSVQGMTCLERCCMRINRHLLISKIFYFFFYAAYGSLHPLLAVYYKQLGMTPSQSGLLVGIRYFIEFCSAPFWGVVADRFKRGKAVLLFSVLCWIVFNSGIGFVKEAGLTCTEKNPTEAPSNTSVAILPTNETKALRVPTSNHSRRHREAGLDLFSLPALLDDLESVYSPHRRYVREADANVTASPSAPIEPAAREVSTAVAITTTPTTTTTTTAPSTITSSVHPSLTSTSTVPFTRTPTSESTQAPTTPIPTTITTTTTTTPTTTPVPIEYIITYNKDQVESIFLLILLVIIIGEFFSAPAVTIVDTITLQYLGRHRDRYGLQRMWGSLGWGLAMLSVGIWIDHTHITPAIDGAGCILPDYKNYRIAFILFGVLMASALMVATRFDFDSDDRRAYQEEAEKRADAEVVTHAAQSHSSPEAGSEEAADGDVQTFHYRDLIRLLCSLRYATVLFVAWFMGFGYGFVFTFLYWHLEDLKGTTTLFGVCSVLSHVSELAAYFTSHKLIELVGHIRVLYIGLACNTARYLYISYLENAWIVLPMEVLQGVTHASVWAACISYLSAAVPPDLRTSAQGILQGLHLGLGRGCGAMVGGVLVNYFGAAETFRGIGMASLIILLFFSLIQYLMGQNQEDKMLAENIPVPSSPVPIATIDLVQSHSELSSARPEIKLPPKKTKHQEEQEDLNKPAWVISSSPWVTIAFAIYQIREMVTLARTSPTTEEISDPVTLCGLEEETSPPALPADHHDISQQPPSPEEPGRNLAPLPEN, encoded by the exons ATGGCGAGCAACGACCGAGTGGCGATTCTGacggaggacgaggaggagctgaagaggcaGTACGTCCTGGCCGAGCCATTCGGGACTCTGTCCCTCGATCCAACGCTGGAACAGCCCTCGTCCCCTTCCTCTCCAGGGGTACCCTCCACTGAGTCGCCTGCCCCTCCATCGGTGCAAGGCATGACCTGCCTGGAGAGGTGCTGCATGAGGATCAACAGACACCTCCTCATCTCCAAGATCTTCTACTTCTTCTTCTACGCGGCCTACGGCTCCCTGCACCCCCTGCTGGCTGTGTACTACAAGCAGCTAGGGATGACGCCCAGCCAGAGCGGCCTACTGGTGGGTATCCGCTACTTCATCGAGTTCTGCAGCGCCCCCTTCTGGGGAGTGGTGGCTGACCGCTTCAAGAGGGGGAAGGCCGTGCTGCTGTTCTCCGTGCTCTGCTGGATCGTGTTCAACAGCGGCATCGGCTTTGTGAAGGAGGCTGGCCTGACCTGCACGGAGAAGAACCCCACTGAGGCTCCCTCGAACACCTCGGTCGCCATCCTCCCCACCAATGAAACCAAGGCCCTCCGGGTCCCGACGTCCAATCACAGCAGGCGTCACCGAGAGGCAGGTTTGGATCTCTTCAGCCTGCCCGCGCTTTTGGACGACCTGGAGTCTGTCTACAGCCCCCACCGCAGATACGTCAGAGAGGCTGATGCCAACGTGACGGCATCTCCCTCAGCTCCGATTGAGCCTGCAGCCAGGGAAGTGTCCACCGCTGTCGCCATCACAACcacacccaccaccaccaccactactacCGCTCCAAGTACAATCACGTCTTCAGTGCATCCCTCCCTAACCAGCACCTCCACAGTGCCCTTCACCAGAACCCCAACGAGCGAGAGCACACAAGCTCccaccacccccatccccacaACCAtaacaaccaccaccaccaccaccccaaccaCTACCCCCGTACCCATAGAGTACATCATCACCTACAACAAGGACCAGGTGGAGAGCATCTTCCTCCTCATCCTGCTGGTCATCATCATCGGCGAGTTCTTCAGCGCCCCCGCCGTGACCATCGTGGATACGATCACGCTGCAGTACCTGGGCCGACACCGCGACCGCTACGGGCTGCAGAGAATGTGGGGCTCCCTGGGCTGGGGGCTGGCCATGCTCTCCGTGGGCATCTGGATCGACCACACCCACATCACGCCAGCCATCGACGGCGCCGGCTGCATCCTGCCCGACTACAAGAACTACCGGATCGCCTTCATCCTGTTCGGGGTCCTGATGGCCTCGGCTCTGATGGTGGCCACGCGCTTCGACTTCGACAGCGATGACCGCAGGGCGTACCAGGAAGAAGCGGAGAAGAGGGCCGATGCGGAGGTCGTCACGCACGCGGCCCAGAGCCACTCGTCTCCCGAGGCGGGTTCTGAGGAGGCTGCCGACGGGGACGTGCAGACGTTCCACTACCGGGACCTGATCCGGCTGCTGTGCAGCCTCCGCTACGCGACCGTGCTCTTCGTGGCCTGGTTCATGGGCTTCGGATACGGCTTCGTCTTCACCTTCCTCTACTGGCACTTGGAGGACCTGAAGGGCACCACCACGCTGTTCGGCGTCTGCTCGGTGCTGAGCCACGTATCCGAGCTGGCGGCCTACTTCACCAGCCACAAGCTCATCGAGCTGGTGGGACACATACG AGTGCTGTACATCGGTCTGGCCTGTAACACAGCACGGTACCTGTACATTTCCTACCTGGAGAATGCCTGGATCGTTCTGCCGATGGAGGTGCTCCAAG GAGTGACGCACGCCTCCGTGTGGGCAGCCTGCATCTCGTACCTGAGCGCTGCCGTGCCCCCTGACCTGCGCACCTCTGCACAGGGCATTCTGCAGGGCCTGCACCTGGGCTTGGGCCGTGGCTGTGGAGCCATGGTCGGCGGAGTCCTGGTCAACTACTTCG GAGCTGCAGAGACCTTCAGAGGGATCGGAATGGCCTCCCTAATCatccttctcttcttctccctcaTCCAATATTTAATGGGACAGAACCAGG AGGACAAGATGCTGGCCGAGAACATTCCGGTTCCATCCAGTCCAGTCCCCATAGCAACCATCGACCTGGTCCAGAGCCACTCGGAGTTGTCCTCAGCCAGGCCAGAGATCAAACTACCTCCCAAAAAGACCAAGcaccaggaggagcaggaggacctGAACAAGCCTGCCTGGGTCATCTCCTCCTCACCCTGGGTCACCATCGCCTTCGCCATTTACCAGATCCGAGAGATGGTCACCTTGGCCAGGACCAGTCCTACCACAGAG GAGATAAGTGATCCTGTTACTCTCTGCGGTCTTGAAGAAGAGACCTCTCCCCCAGCGCTCCCCGCAGACCACCACGACATATCCCAGCAGCCCCCATCCCCAGAGGAACCCGGGAGGAATCTAGCACCACTCCCAGAAAACTGA
- the mfsd6b gene encoding major facilitator superfamily domain-containing protein 6-B isoform X1, giving the protein MASNDRVAILTEDEEELKRQYVLAEPFGTLSLDPTLEQPSSPSSPGVPSTESPAPPSVQGMTCLERCCMRINRHLLISKIFYFFFYAAYGSLHPLLAVYYKQLGMTPSQSGLLVGIRYFIEFCSAPFWGVVADRFKRGKAVLLFSVLCWIVFNSGIGFVKEAGLTCTEKNPTEAPSNTSVAILPTNETKALRVPTSNHSRRHREAGLDLFSLPALLDDLESVYSPHRRYVREADANVTASPSAPIEPAAREVSTAVAITTTPTTTTTTTAPSTITSSVHPSLTSTSTVPFTRTPTSESTQAPTTPIPTTITTTTTTTPTTTPVPIEYIITYNKDQVESIFLLILLVIIIGEFFSAPAVTIVDTITLQYLGRHRDRYGLQRMWGSLGWGLAMLSVGIWIDHTHITPAIDGAGCILPDYKNYRIAFILFGVLMASALMVATRFDFDSDDRRAYQEEAEKRADAEVVTHAAQSHSSPEAGSEEAADGDVQTFHYRDLIRLLCSLRYATVLFVAWFMGFGYGFVFTFLYWHLEDLKGTTTLFGVCSVLSHVSELAAYFTSHKLIELVGHIRVLYIGLACNTARYLYISYLENAWIVLPMEVLQGVTHASVWAACISYLSAAVPPDLRTSAQGILQGLHLGLGRGCGAMVGGVLVNYFGAAETFRGIGMASLIILLFFSLIQYLMGQNQEDKMLAENIPVPSSPVPIATIDLVQSHSELSSARPEIKLPPKKTKHQEEQEDLNKPAWVISSSPWVTIAFAIYQIREMVTLARTSPTTEVQPLQEISDPVTLCGLEEETSPPALPADHHDISQQPPSPEEPGRNLAPLPEN; this is encoded by the exons ATGGCGAGCAACGACCGAGTGGCGATTCTGacggaggacgaggaggagctgaagaggcaGTACGTCCTGGCCGAGCCATTCGGGACTCTGTCCCTCGATCCAACGCTGGAACAGCCCTCGTCCCCTTCCTCTCCAGGGGTACCCTCCACTGAGTCGCCTGCCCCTCCATCGGTGCAAGGCATGACCTGCCTGGAGAGGTGCTGCATGAGGATCAACAGACACCTCCTCATCTCCAAGATCTTCTACTTCTTCTTCTACGCGGCCTACGGCTCCCTGCACCCCCTGCTGGCTGTGTACTACAAGCAGCTAGGGATGACGCCCAGCCAGAGCGGCCTACTGGTGGGTATCCGCTACTTCATCGAGTTCTGCAGCGCCCCCTTCTGGGGAGTGGTGGCTGACCGCTTCAAGAGGGGGAAGGCCGTGCTGCTGTTCTCCGTGCTCTGCTGGATCGTGTTCAACAGCGGCATCGGCTTTGTGAAGGAGGCTGGCCTGACCTGCACGGAGAAGAACCCCACTGAGGCTCCCTCGAACACCTCGGTCGCCATCCTCCCCACCAATGAAACCAAGGCCCTCCGGGTCCCGACGTCCAATCACAGCAGGCGTCACCGAGAGGCAGGTTTGGATCTCTTCAGCCTGCCCGCGCTTTTGGACGACCTGGAGTCTGTCTACAGCCCCCACCGCAGATACGTCAGAGAGGCTGATGCCAACGTGACGGCATCTCCCTCAGCTCCGATTGAGCCTGCAGCCAGGGAAGTGTCCACCGCTGTCGCCATCACAACcacacccaccaccaccaccactactacCGCTCCAAGTACAATCACGTCTTCAGTGCATCCCTCCCTAACCAGCACCTCCACAGTGCCCTTCACCAGAACCCCAACGAGCGAGAGCACACAAGCTCccaccacccccatccccacaACCAtaacaaccaccaccaccaccaccccaaccaCTACCCCCGTACCCATAGAGTACATCATCACCTACAACAAGGACCAGGTGGAGAGCATCTTCCTCCTCATCCTGCTGGTCATCATCATCGGCGAGTTCTTCAGCGCCCCCGCCGTGACCATCGTGGATACGATCACGCTGCAGTACCTGGGCCGACACCGCGACCGCTACGGGCTGCAGAGAATGTGGGGCTCCCTGGGCTGGGGGCTGGCCATGCTCTCCGTGGGCATCTGGATCGACCACACCCACATCACGCCAGCCATCGACGGCGCCGGCTGCATCCTGCCCGACTACAAGAACTACCGGATCGCCTTCATCCTGTTCGGGGTCCTGATGGCCTCGGCTCTGATGGTGGCCACGCGCTTCGACTTCGACAGCGATGACCGCAGGGCGTACCAGGAAGAAGCGGAGAAGAGGGCCGATGCGGAGGTCGTCACGCACGCGGCCCAGAGCCACTCGTCTCCCGAGGCGGGTTCTGAGGAGGCTGCCGACGGGGACGTGCAGACGTTCCACTACCGGGACCTGATCCGGCTGCTGTGCAGCCTCCGCTACGCGACCGTGCTCTTCGTGGCCTGGTTCATGGGCTTCGGATACGGCTTCGTCTTCACCTTCCTCTACTGGCACTTGGAGGACCTGAAGGGCACCACCACGCTGTTCGGCGTCTGCTCGGTGCTGAGCCACGTATCCGAGCTGGCGGCCTACTTCACCAGCCACAAGCTCATCGAGCTGGTGGGACACATACG AGTGCTGTACATCGGTCTGGCCTGTAACACAGCACGGTACCTGTACATTTCCTACCTGGAGAATGCCTGGATCGTTCTGCCGATGGAGGTGCTCCAAG GAGTGACGCACGCCTCCGTGTGGGCAGCCTGCATCTCGTACCTGAGCGCTGCCGTGCCCCCTGACCTGCGCACCTCTGCACAGGGCATTCTGCAGGGCCTGCACCTGGGCTTGGGCCGTGGCTGTGGAGCCATGGTCGGCGGAGTCCTGGTCAACTACTTCG GAGCTGCAGAGACCTTCAGAGGGATCGGAATGGCCTCCCTAATCatccttctcttcttctccctcaTCCAATATTTAATGGGACAGAACCAGG AGGACAAGATGCTGGCCGAGAACATTCCGGTTCCATCCAGTCCAGTCCCCATAGCAACCATCGACCTGGTCCAGAGCCACTCGGAGTTGTCCTCAGCCAGGCCAGAGATCAAACTACCTCCCAAAAAGACCAAGcaccaggaggagcaggaggacctGAACAAGCCTGCCTGGGTCATCTCCTCCTCACCCTGGGTCACCATCGCCTTCGCCATTTACCAGATCCGAGAGATGGTCACCTTGGCCAGGACCAGTCCTACCACAGAGGTACAGCCCTTGCAG GAGATAAGTGATCCTGTTACTCTCTGCGGTCTTGAAGAAGAGACCTCTCCCCCAGCGCTCCCCGCAGACCACCACGACATATCCCAGCAGCCCCCATCCCCAGAGGAACCCGGGAGGAATCTAGCACCACTCCCAGAAAACTGA
- the nemp2 gene encoding nuclear envelope integral membrane protein 2 isoform X2, with amino-acid sequence MLYCTYLKANENSTHFGGRCFCYSSGTVIKWKDIWSSFQVHVIGEDGVHLVYPMETRNCREPEDVITLAKCLFDHYWPSSSTGEKSLDIPLVDQDVCFMVKSKRASVQYTLQVSGKRLNRVNFSLFITGLALFYFAGALCRSSLFYYSAGVSLGVISIFIFLLFVLKHFIPKRGVFLMLFGASSSLSYLGFQQLLANWEEVMSMYWREVLGYLLVSGFISFAVCYKRGPITDERTLALATWVLQIVAMAMMYHGITYPTAAYVVLAGLLGLKCLPYLYGLLLATCRQTGQVLRSGVGVLRKPRWWRKPRVRLLTEEEYREQGEVHTRASLEALREHCTSADFPAWDTVLRLRAPQRFAGFLRGGSHLTPQESQTHDQQYGLGGAYYEGMIFPGQGRGPPAGRGAPQQGAGDDLSEEEQEYYEPTQAFPPPAPLRSPTPLRSLAPSLPARSAIPLPPAYTPPACPYPALPYSPHSDATATEDLELF; translated from the exons ATGCTGT ATTGCACATATCTAAAAGCAAATGAAAATTCAACGCATTTTGGCGGCAGATGTTTCTGCTACAGCTCCGGAACAGTGATTAAATGGAAAGATATATGGTCCTCATTCCAG GTACATGTAATAGGTGAGGATGGAGTTCACCTTGTGTACCCTATGGAAACACGGAACTGTCGTGAGCCGGAGGACGTCATCACGCTGGCCAAGTGTTTATTTGATCACTATTGGCCATCCAGCTCGACTGGAGAGAAAAGCCTGGACATTCCCCTCGTCGACCAGGACGTTTGTTTCATGGTTAAGTCGAAAAGGGCCAGCGTTCAGTACACCCTTCAAGTCTCTGGCAAAA GACTTAACAGAGTAAACTTCAGCCTGTTTATAACCGGACTCGCCCTTTTCTACTTCGCTGGGGCACTTTGCAG GAGTTCCCTGTTCTACTACAGTGCAGGAGTTTCACTGGGCGTGAtttcaatattcatttttctcctttttgttCTGAAACATTTCATACCAAAG AGGGGAGTGTTTCTGATGCTGTTTGGCGCAAGCTCTAGCCTGTCCTACCTGGGGTTCCAGCAGCTGCTGGCAAACTGGGAAGAAGTCATGTCTATGTACTGGAGAGAAGTTCTGG GCTACCTACTGGTGTCAGGTTTCATCAGCTTTGCGGTCTGCTACAAGCGCGGCCCAATCACAGACGAGCGAACTCTGGCCCTCGCGACCTGGGTGCTGCAGATCGTCGCCATGGCGATGATGTATCACGGCATCACTTACCCCACGGCGGCCTACGTTGTGCTGGCGGGTCTGCTGGGGCTCAAATGCCTCCCATATCTATACGGCCTCCTGCTGGCCACCTGCAG ACAAACCGGCCAGGTCCTCCGCTCGGGCGTGGGCGTGTTGAGGAAGCCGCGCTGGTGGCGGAAGCCCCGGGTTCGACTCCTGACCGAGGAGGAGTacagggagcagggggaggtgcaCACCAGGGCCTCCCTGGAGGCGCTGAGGGAGCACTGCACCAGCGCAGACTTCCCCGCCTGGGACACGGTCCTGAGACTGCGCGCCCCCCAAAG GTTCGCCGGCTTCCTGCGGGGGGGCTCCCACCTCACCCCCCAGGAGTCGCAGACGCACGACCAGCAGTACGGGCTGGGGGGGGCCTATTACGAGGGCATGATCTTCCCCGGCCAGGGCCGGGGTCCGCCGGCGGGCAGAGGGGCCCCTCAGCAAGGGGCCGGAGACGACCTGagcgaggaggagcaggagtaCTACGAGCCCACCCAAGCCttccccccgcccgcccctctCCGTAGCCCCACGCCTCTCCGTAGCCTTGCCCCCTCTCTACCGGCCAGGAGcgccatccctctccctcctgcctaCACCCCCCCTGCCTGCCCCTACCCCGCCCTCCCCTACTCCCCCCACTCAGACGCCACGGCCACCGAAGACCTGGAGCTCTTCTGA
- the nemp2 gene encoding nuclear envelope integral membrane protein 2 isoform X1 — MISAPRIFLLKLALLFIFCHRSEGIYGYSHADCTYLKANENSTHFGGRCFCYSSGTVIKWKDIWSSFQVHVIGEDGVHLVYPMETRNCREPEDVITLAKCLFDHYWPSSSTGEKSLDIPLVDQDVCFMVKSKRASVQYTLQVSGKRLNRVNFSLFITGLALFYFAGALCRSSLFYYSAGVSLGVISIFIFLLFVLKHFIPKRGVFLMLFGASSSLSYLGFQQLLANWEEVMSMYWREVLGYLLVSGFISFAVCYKRGPITDERTLALATWVLQIVAMAMMYHGITYPTAAYVVLAGLLGLKCLPYLYGLLLATCRQTGQVLRSGVGVLRKPRWWRKPRVRLLTEEEYREQGEVHTRASLEALREHCTSADFPAWDTVLRLRAPQRFAGFLRGGSHLTPQESQTHDQQYGLGGAYYEGMIFPGQGRGPPAGRGAPQQGAGDDLSEEEQEYYEPTQAFPPPAPLRSPTPLRSLAPSLPARSAIPLPPAYTPPACPYPALPYSPHSDATATEDLELF; from the exons ATGATCAGTGCACCTCGAATATTTCTTCTTAAATTagcccttttatttattttctgccatCGTTCTGAAGGGATTTACGGATATTCGCATGCAG ATTGCACATATCTAAAAGCAAATGAAAATTCAACGCATTTTGGCGGCAGATGTTTCTGCTACAGCTCCGGAACAGTGATTAAATGGAAAGATATATGGTCCTCATTCCAG GTACATGTAATAGGTGAGGATGGAGTTCACCTTGTGTACCCTATGGAAACACGGAACTGTCGTGAGCCGGAGGACGTCATCACGCTGGCCAAGTGTTTATTTGATCACTATTGGCCATCCAGCTCGACTGGAGAGAAAAGCCTGGACATTCCCCTCGTCGACCAGGACGTTTGTTTCATGGTTAAGTCGAAAAGGGCCAGCGTTCAGTACACCCTTCAAGTCTCTGGCAAAA GACTTAACAGAGTAAACTTCAGCCTGTTTATAACCGGACTCGCCCTTTTCTACTTCGCTGGGGCACTTTGCAG GAGTTCCCTGTTCTACTACAGTGCAGGAGTTTCACTGGGCGTGAtttcaatattcatttttctcctttttgttCTGAAACATTTCATACCAAAG AGGGGAGTGTTTCTGATGCTGTTTGGCGCAAGCTCTAGCCTGTCCTACCTGGGGTTCCAGCAGCTGCTGGCAAACTGGGAAGAAGTCATGTCTATGTACTGGAGAGAAGTTCTGG GCTACCTACTGGTGTCAGGTTTCATCAGCTTTGCGGTCTGCTACAAGCGCGGCCCAATCACAGACGAGCGAACTCTGGCCCTCGCGACCTGGGTGCTGCAGATCGTCGCCATGGCGATGATGTATCACGGCATCACTTACCCCACGGCGGCCTACGTTGTGCTGGCGGGTCTGCTGGGGCTCAAATGCCTCCCATATCTATACGGCCTCCTGCTGGCCACCTGCAG ACAAACCGGCCAGGTCCTCCGCTCGGGCGTGGGCGTGTTGAGGAAGCCGCGCTGGTGGCGGAAGCCCCGGGTTCGACTCCTGACCGAGGAGGAGTacagggagcagggggaggtgcaCACCAGGGCCTCCCTGGAGGCGCTGAGGGAGCACTGCACCAGCGCAGACTTCCCCGCCTGGGACACGGTCCTGAGACTGCGCGCCCCCCAAAG GTTCGCCGGCTTCCTGCGGGGGGGCTCCCACCTCACCCCCCAGGAGTCGCAGACGCACGACCAGCAGTACGGGCTGGGGGGGGCCTATTACGAGGGCATGATCTTCCCCGGCCAGGGCCGGGGTCCGCCGGCGGGCAGAGGGGCCCCTCAGCAAGGGGCCGGAGACGACCTGagcgaggaggagcaggagtaCTACGAGCCCACCCAAGCCttccccccgcccgcccctctCCGTAGCCCCACGCCTCTCCGTAGCCTTGCCCCCTCTCTACCGGCCAGGAGcgccatccctctccctcctgcctaCACCCCCCCTGCCTGCCCCTACCCCGCCCTCCCCTACTCCCCCCACTCAGACGCCACGGCCACCGAAGACCTGGAGCTCTTCTGA